In one window of Armatimonadota bacterium DNA:
- a CDS encoding glycoside hydrolase family 31 protein gives MRLSIVTLGVLTSLVLALGPPALAWEHPDVPPDTSRQALTPQWAFGVWMWEDDRNTQASIYDIVTGCAEYELPLSAVIVDSPWETAYNNFEWDRVRYPNPQRMIDDLHKRGVRVIMWMTPLINVPGKQADARGSDFDLYAYAKDKNYLANGGKTIKWWKGEGGFVDYTNPEAVAWWHGLMDRVLLMGTDGWKVDGAAERFPWYGGYGKGGPIRVMEYVDMYYRDTYNHLLSRNPAGATMVRSVDIGESGFTGRHAPLDAAPVTWFGDQEHVWGKNGLMDAIKDQFLAMEKGYSVMGTDIAGYDRAHDAVIPRTLYVRWMQWSAFLPFFLNGGHDEHRPWMYDRDFLRIYRRFAWTHQELMPYFYSRVREVHQGRGPFMKAAPGTWQYMLGDEFLVAAVYEDTTTRRVTFPEGDWIDYFDNSRVHHGPSEADVDVPLNRYPVFIRSGSIIPLDVANRHAGHGDNASRGATTLDIYPDPERDAAFPLWEEKTGAKTDVTCTVADDRTRVAISGGAPRVFVLRLLMHQAPRAVNLGTADGAAPLEELNRRRWAARNQGWRYDAADRRLWVRLRAEGKTVVEIESET, from the coding sequence ATGCGTCTCTCAATCGTCACCCTCGGCGTGCTAACGTCCCTTGTTCTCGCGTTAGGTCCCCCCGCTCTTGCGTGGGAACACCCCGACGTCCCGCCCGACACCTCGCGCCAGGCGCTCACGCCGCAGTGGGCCTTCGGCGTCTGGATGTGGGAGGACGACCGCAACACCCAGGCTTCGATCTACGACATCGTCACCGGCTGCGCCGAATACGAGCTGCCCCTGAGCGCCGTCATCGTGGACAGCCCGTGGGAGACCGCCTACAACAACTTCGAATGGGACCGCGTCCGCTACCCGAATCCGCAGCGGATGATTGACGATCTCCACAAGCGCGGCGTCCGCGTCATCATGTGGATGACGCCGCTCATCAACGTCCCCGGCAAGCAGGCCGACGCCCGCGGCAGCGACTTCGACCTTTACGCCTACGCTAAGGATAAGAACTATCTCGCCAACGGCGGCAAGACCATCAAGTGGTGGAAAGGCGAGGGCGGATTCGTGGACTACACGAACCCCGAAGCAGTCGCGTGGTGGCACGGCCTGATGGATCGCGTCCTGCTCATGGGCACGGACGGCTGGAAAGTGGATGGCGCCGCCGAGCGCTTCCCGTGGTACGGCGGCTACGGCAAGGGCGGACCGATTCGGGTCATGGAGTACGTGGACATGTACTACCGCGACACCTACAACCACCTGCTCAGCCGCAATCCGGCCGGCGCGACCATGGTGCGCTCGGTTGACATCGGCGAGAGCGGGTTCACCGGCCGCCACGCCCCGCTCGACGCCGCTCCCGTCACCTGGTTCGGAGATCAGGAACACGTCTGGGGCAAGAACGGCCTGATGGACGCGATCAAAGACCAATTTCTCGCGATGGAGAAGGGCTACTCCGTCATGGGCACCGACATCGCGGGATACGACCGCGCCCACGACGCCGTCATCCCCCGCACCCTCTACGTCCGGTGGATGCAATGGAGCGCGTTCCTGCCCTTCTTCCTCAACGGCGGACACGACGAGCACCGCCCGTGGATGTACGACCGCGACTTCCTCAGGATCTACCGCCGGTTCGCCTGGACCCATCAGGAACTCATGCCCTACTTCTACTCGCGAGTCCGCGAGGTTCACCAGGGCCGCGGGCCGTTCATGAAAGCAGCGCCGGGCACGTGGCAGTACATGCTCGGCGATGAGTTCCTCGTCGCCGCCGTCTATGAGGACACGACGACGCGACGCGTCACATTTCCCGAGGGCGACTGGATTGACTACTTTGACAACTCGCGGGTCCATCATGGCCCAAGCGAGGCGGACGTTGATGTGCCTCTCAACCGCTACCCCGTCTTCATCCGCAGCGGCTCCATCATCCCGCTCGACGTCGCCAATCGCCACGCCGGCCACGGCGACAACGCATCCCGCGGAGCGACCACCCTCGATATCTACCCCGACCCGGAACGAGACGCCGCCTTTCCTCTTTGGGAAGAGAAGACAGGCGCGAAGACCGATGTAACGTGCACCGTCGCGGATGACCGAACCAGAGTCGCCATCAGCGGCGGAGCGCCGCGTGTGTTTGTGCTGCGCCTTCTCATGCACCAGGCGCCCCGCGCCGTGAATCTCGGCACCGCCGACGGCGCCGCGCCTCTTGAGGAACTGAATCGCAGACGCTGGGCGGCGAGAAACCAGGGCTGGCGCTACGACGCCGCCGACAGACGCCTCTGGGTGCGCCTGCGCGCAGAGGGGAAAACCGTCGTCGAAATAGAATCTGAGACGTAG